TCGGGGTGGCTGGCGAGCTCGGCGAGGTGGTCTCGGTCGGCGTGGGCGTCGGCTTCGGCGTGGGCGTCGCGCTGCCGGTCGGCTTCGGCGTGGCCGAACCCGTCGGCGTCGGGGTGGCCGACTTCGTCGGGGTGGGCGTCGGCTTCACGGTGGGCGTCGGCTTCACGGGCGGCTTGCTGGGCGTCGTGACCGGCGGGGTCGGGATCGACACGATCGGTCCCGGCACCGCGCCGATGACCCGGGTCGCCGCGTACAGGCGGGACCAGCTGACGACCGAGATCTTGACGACGTCGCCGGTGGTCGGCGCCTGCACCATCTTGCCGTTGCCGATGTACATGCCGACGTGGTGGATCGTCGTCCAACTGCTGCCGGAGGCGAAGAAGAGCAGATCGCCGGGGAGTAGCGCGCTCTGCGGCACCGTCCGGGCCCGGGTGGCGGCGTACTGGTCGCGGGAGACCCGGGGCAGGTCGAAGTAGTCGGCGCCGGGAGACCGGTACGCCGCCCACATCAGACCCGAGCAGTCGAACTGGTTCGGCCCCTCCTCGGACCACTTGTACGGGTCGCCGAGCTGGGCGAGCGCGTACCGGACCGCGGCAAGTGCCCGCGGGTGGGCGGCCATGCCGCTGATGTTCTGGTTGGAGACGTAGCCGGCGCCGATCTGCTGCTCGGCGGCCTCCTGCTGACGCTCGATCTCGATCAGCTGTGTGGCGTTGTCGCGGCGCAACTTGAGCAGGCTCGCCTCGGCCGTGCGGAGCGACGCCTCGCCGGCGGTGAACTCCGCCTCGACGGAGTCGACGCGGATCTTGGCGGCGGCGTGCGCCTGGTAGGCGAGCTGCTCGTTGCTGCGGGCCCGGGACAGCTCCCCGGCCACGCCGGTGGTGCCGCCGTCGACCTTCTGGCCCCGGGTGATCTGCTGGAGGCGGTTCAGCTCGCGGATGTCCTGGGCGAGGTCGCTGTCCGGCAGCGCGGCAGCTGCCTTTACGGCGTCGGCGGCGGCCGCGTCGGCCGCCTGCTGGGCCCGGAGCAGGGCGTCCTGCGCGGTTGCCAGTGTCTTGCCGGCCGCGTCGAGCTGCGCCTTGGCGTCGACGCGTT
This portion of the Micromonospora zamorensis genome encodes:
- a CDS encoding C40 family peptidase; this encodes MVDSGRGRRQRRRNPVISPVLRPKLWAALLGAIAAAVLSTPAYAEPGLPTTVPDTGSRPAVTGALQLPGGAPVAGVPVPPVVNVGTGPLAAAISAGEAQVGALGETLLLTKQKRVDAKAQLDAAGKTLATAQDALLRAQQAADAAAADAVKAAAALPDSDLAQDIRELNRLQQITRGQKVDGGTTGVAGELSRARSNEQLAYQAHAAAKIRVDSVEAEFTAGEASLRTAEASLLKLRRDNATQLIEIERQQEAAEQQIGAGYVSNQNISGMAAHPRALAAVRYALAQLGDPYKWSEEGPNQFDCSGLMWAAYRSPGADYFDLPRVSRDQYAATRARTVPQSALLPGDLLFFASGSSWTTIHHVGMYIGNGKMVQAPTTGDVVKISVVSWSRLYAATRVIGAVPGPIVSIPTPPVTTPSKPPVKPTPTVKPTPTPTKSATPTPTGSATPKPTGSATPTPKPTPTPTETTSPSSPATPSNTPTTLPPPPTNAPSSSSPATTPKATTSASGGDSPSGSPSTAG